From Pseudomonas sp. B21-028, one genomic window encodes:
- the dprA gene encoding DNA-processing protein DprA, with protein sequence MTLLERPSVSPAELEARLRLHRLPELGPKRFMTLMEAFGSASKAISAPASAWRALGLPAASVEARRNPDVRDGAAHALAWLEGSGQHLLMWDQPDYPALLAQISDPPPLLFAAGDPTILEKPQLAMVGSRRASRPGMDTAAAFSRCLASAGFVITSGLALGIDAAAHQAALDVGGLTIGVLGTGLENFYPQRNRRLADAMIAQGSAVLSEFPLDAPPHASNFPRRNRIISGLSLGVLVVEASVASGSLITARLAAEQGREVYAIPGSIHHPGARGCHQLIRDGAALVETVEHILEALRGWQRLPLAPEPTPVTHPLLRLLHAAPLTSEALAEASGWGLPKVLAALTELEMEGRATCDNGRWFARTR encoded by the coding sequence ATGACATTGCTTGAACGCCCTTCGGTTTCCCCCGCGGAACTGGAGGCCCGCCTGCGCCTGCACCGCTTGCCGGAGCTGGGACCCAAACGTTTCATGACCCTGATGGAAGCCTTCGGCTCGGCCTCAAAAGCCATCAGCGCGCCGGCCAGCGCATGGCGGGCACTGGGGTTGCCCGCGGCGAGCGTCGAAGCCCGGCGCAACCCGGATGTGCGCGACGGCGCCGCCCACGCATTGGCCTGGCTGGAGGGTTCGGGCCAGCATTTGCTGATGTGGGACCAGCCAGACTACCCGGCGCTGCTGGCGCAGATCAGCGACCCGCCACCGCTATTATTCGCCGCTGGTGACCCTACCATCCTGGAAAAACCGCAGTTGGCGATGGTGGGCAGTCGCCGCGCCTCGCGTCCGGGAATGGACACGGCCGCGGCGTTTTCCCGCTGTCTGGCCAGCGCCGGTTTTGTCATCACCAGCGGCCTGGCCCTGGGCATCGACGCGGCGGCTCATCAAGCGGCGCTGGATGTCGGCGGGCTAACCATCGGGGTGCTGGGCACCGGCCTGGAAAATTTTTATCCACAGCGCAATCGGCGCTTGGCGGACGCCATGATTGCTCAGGGCAGCGCGGTGCTCTCGGAGTTTCCGTTGGACGCGCCGCCCCACGCCAGCAACTTTCCGCGCCGCAACCGGATCATCAGCGGCTTGTCCCTTGGCGTCCTGGTGGTTGAAGCCAGTGTCGCCAGCGGCTCGCTGATCACGGCGCGCCTGGCGGCGGAACAGGGGCGCGAGGTATACGCCATTCCGGGATCGATCCATCACCCCGGTGCCCGGGGTTGTCATCAATTGATCCGCGACGGTGCGGCCCTGGTGGAAACCGTCGAGCATATCCTCGAAGCCTTGCGTGGTTGGCAGCGACTGCCGTTGGCCCCGGAGCCGACGCCTGTCACCCATCCGCTGTTGCGCCTGCTCCATGCCGCGCCGCTCACCAGCGAGGCGTTGGCCGAGGCCAGTGGCTGGGGATTGCCCAAAGTGCTGGCGGCGCTGACCGAACTGGAAATGGAGGGGCGCGCCACGTGTGACAACGGCCGCTGGTTTGCGCGCACGCGCTAG
- a CDS encoding LysM peptidoglycan-binding domain-containing protein, producing the protein MRKSLLALLLLASAGIAHGQVQLREGFPQQYTVVAGDTLWDISGKYLREPWKWPELWQANPQIENPNLIYPGDTLSLVYVNGQPRLTLNRGASRGTIKLSPRIRSSPVAEAIPSIPLQAINSFLLSNRIVDTTEDFNKAPYVVAGNAERVLSGAGDQIFARGAFATDQSAYGIFRQGKVYTDPQTKELLGINADDIGSAEVVTAEGDVTTLTLQRTTQEVRLGDRLFSGEERSINSTFMPGAPKTDINGLILDVPRGVTQIGALDVVTLNKGRRDGLAEGNVLAVMKTGETVRDRVTGEPVKIPDERAGLLMVFRTYDKLSYGLVLYASRSLAVLDKVRNP; encoded by the coding sequence ATGAGGAAATCACTACTCGCCCTGCTGCTCCTGGCCTCGGCCGGTATCGCGCACGGGCAAGTGCAACTTCGGGAAGGATTCCCGCAGCAATACACCGTGGTCGCTGGCGACACACTGTGGGACATTTCCGGCAAATACCTGCGCGAGCCGTGGAAATGGCCCGAACTCTGGCAGGCCAACCCGCAGATCGAGAATCCGAACCTGATTTACCCTGGTGATACCCTGTCACTGGTCTACGTCAATGGCCAGCCGCGGCTGACCCTCAACCGTGGCGCCTCCCGGGGCACCATCAAACTGTCGCCGCGTATCCGCAGCTCGCCGGTGGCCGAGGCCATCCCGAGCATCCCGCTGCAAGCCATCAACAGCTTCCTGCTGAGCAACCGCATCGTCGACACGACCGAGGATTTCAACAAGGCGCCCTACGTCGTCGCCGGCAATGCCGAACGGGTGCTCAGCGGTGCCGGGGACCAGATCTTCGCCCGCGGGGCATTCGCCACAGACCAGTCGGCCTACGGCATCTTCCGACAAGGCAAGGTCTACACCGATCCGCAGACCAAGGAGCTACTGGGCATCAACGCCGATGACATCGGCAGCGCCGAGGTCGTGACCGCCGAGGGCGACGTCACCACCCTCACCCTGCAACGCACCACCCAGGAAGTACGTCTCGGCGACCGGCTGTTCAGCGGCGAAGAACGCTCGATCAACTCGACGTTCATGCCCGGCGCGCCGAAAACGGACATCAACGGGCTGATCCTCGACGTGCCACGGGGCGTGACCCAGATCGGCGCGCTGGATGTGGTCACCCTGAACAAGGGTCGCCGCGACGGGCTGGCCGAGGGCAACGTGCTGGCGGTGATGAAAACCGGTGAAACCGTGCGCGACCGCGTCACCGGCGAACCGGTGAAGATCCCCGACGAACGGGCCGGCCTGCTGATGGTGTTCCGTACCTACGACAAGCTCAGCTACGGCCTGGTGCTATACGCCTCGCGCTCGTTGGCGGTGCTCGACAAGGTGCGCAATCCATAA
- the def gene encoding peptide deformylase, protein MAILNILEFPDPRLRTIAKPVAVVDDEVRQLVDDMFETMYEAPGIGLAATQVNVHKRIVVMDLSEDRSEPRVFINPEFETLTDEMEQYQEGCLSVPGFYENVDRPQKVRINALDRDGQPYELIAEGLLAVCIQHECDHLNGKLFVDYLSTLKRDRIKKKLEKIHRQNA, encoded by the coding sequence ATGGCCATTTTGAACATTCTCGAATTTCCGGACCCGCGCCTGCGCACGATCGCCAAACCGGTGGCCGTAGTGGACGACGAAGTGCGTCAGTTGGTCGATGACATGTTTGAAACAATGTATGAAGCGCCCGGCATCGGCCTCGCCGCGACCCAGGTCAACGTGCACAAGCGTATCGTCGTCATGGACCTCTCCGAAGACCGCAGCGAGCCACGGGTGTTCATCAACCCCGAGTTCGAAACCCTCACCGACGAGATGGAGCAATACCAGGAAGGCTGTCTCTCGGTACCGGGTTTCTACGAGAACGTCGACCGTCCACAGAAGGTCCGAATCAACGCTTTGGACCGTGACGGCCAGCCTTACGAGCTGATCGCCGAAGGATTGCTGGCGGTGTGCATCCAGCATGAGTGTGACCACCTCAACGGCAAGTTGTTCGTGGATTACCTGTCGACCCTCAAGCGTGACCGGATCAAGAAGAAACTGGAAAAGATCCATCGCCAGAATGCTTGA
- the fmt gene encoding methionyl-tRNA formyltransferase — MTEPLRIVFAGTPEFAAEHLKALLASPHEIIAVYTQPDRPAGRGQKLMPSPVKQLALENGLQVLQPPTLRDGQAQAELAALKPDLMVVVAYGLILPQVVLDIPRLGCINSHASLLPRWRGAAPIQRAVEAGDAESGVTVMRMEAGLDTGPMLLKVATPISAEDTGGSLHDRLALLGPPAVVEAIAGLAAGTLEGEVQDDRLATYAHKLNKDEARIDWRRPAVELERLVRAFNPWPICHSTLNGEAVKVLAAKCAEGKGAAGQILEASKDGLVVACGEQALCLTRLQLPGGKALNFSDLFNSRREKFAVGSILGQAVEAS, encoded by the coding sequence ATGACTGAGCCACTGCGCATCGTCTTTGCCGGCACTCCCGAGTTTGCCGCCGAACACCTCAAGGCCCTGCTGGCCAGCCCCCATGAAATCATCGCGGTCTACACCCAGCCGGACCGGCCGGCCGGCCGTGGGCAAAAACTGATGCCCAGCCCGGTCAAGCAACTGGCCCTGGAAAACGGTTTGCAGGTGTTGCAGCCGCCGACCCTGCGCGATGGGCAAGCCCAGGCCGAACTGGCCGCGCTGAAACCGGACCTGATGGTGGTGGTCGCCTACGGCCTGATCCTGCCCCAAGTGGTGCTGGACATCCCGCGCCTGGGTTGCATCAACAGTCACGCCTCGCTGCTGCCGCGCTGGCGCGGTGCGGCGCCGATCCAGCGCGCCGTCGAAGCGGGCGATGCCGAGAGCGGCGTGACCGTGATGCGCATGGAGGCAGGCCTGGACACCGGGCCGATGCTGCTCAAGGTCGCCACCCCCATCAGCGCCGAAGACACCGGCGGCAGCCTGCACGACCGCCTCGCGCTGCTCGGCCCGCCGGCCGTGGTTGAGGCGATTGCCGGCCTGGCCGCCGGCACGCTGGAGGGCGAAGTGCAGGATGACCGCCTCGCCACCTACGCGCACAAATTGAACAAGGACGAGGCCCGTATCGACTGGCGCCGTCCGGCGGTCGAACTGGAGCGACTGGTGCGCGCCTTCAACCCGTGGCCGATCTGCCACAGCACCTTGAACGGCGAAGCGGTGAAGGTACTGGCCGCCAAGTGCGCCGAAGGGAAGGGCGCTGCTGGGCAGATCCTCGAAGCCAGCAAGGACGGTCTTGTCGTGGCCTGTGGCGAACAGGCGCTGTGCCTGACCCGTCTGCAACTGCCCGGCGGCAAGGCGCTGAACTTCAGCGACTTGTTCAACAGCCGGCGTGAGAAATTCGCCGTCGGCAGCATCCTCGGCCAAGCGGTGGAGGCTTCATGA
- the rsmB gene encoding 16S rRNA (cytosine(967)-C(5))-methyltransferase RsmB, which translates to MNPRLAAAKALAAVLSGKASLNSSLPTQLDKVEDRDRGFTQDLAFGTARWQPRLSALAAKLLQKPFKAADADVEALLLVGLYQLLYTRVPAHAAIGETVGCADKLKKPWAKALLNAVLRRAQRESESLLAELEHDPVVRTAHPRWLQKALKAFWPEQWEAICTANNAHPPMILRVNRRHHTRDAYLALLGEAGIPARPCVYSRDGILLETPGDVRALPGFADGWISVQDEAAQLAADLLELAPGQRVLDACCAPGGKTCHILEAEPKLAGVVAVDLEAKRLVRVKENLERLGLDAELIAADGRDTAAWWDGKPFQRILLDAPCSATGVIRRHPDIKLTRQPDDIAALALLQGELLDALWQTLDVGGILLYATCSTLPTENTEVIEAFLARTPGARELDIATQAGLKQPHGRQLLAQEGGHDGFYYAKLIKIAAARG; encoded by the coding sequence ATGAACCCGCGTCTGGCCGCCGCCAAGGCGCTTGCCGCCGTGCTCAGCGGCAAAGCGTCGCTCAACAGTTCCTTGCCGACCCAATTGGACAAGGTCGAGGACCGTGATCGCGGTTTCACCCAGGACCTGGCGTTCGGCACCGCTCGCTGGCAGCCACGGCTGTCGGCCCTGGCGGCCAAGTTGTTGCAGAAGCCGTTCAAGGCCGCCGATGCCGACGTCGAAGCGCTGCTGCTGGTGGGGCTTTACCAACTGCTCTACACCCGCGTGCCTGCCCACGCCGCCATCGGCGAAACCGTGGGCTGCGCCGACAAACTGAAAAAACCCTGGGCCAAGGCTTTGCTCAACGCCGTGTTGCGCCGCGCCCAACGGGAAAGCGAAAGCCTGCTGGCCGAGCTGGAGCATGACCCGGTGGTGCGCACTGCTCACCCGCGCTGGTTGCAGAAGGCTTTGAAGGCGTTCTGGCCCGAGCAATGGGAAGCCATCTGTACGGCCAACAATGCCCATCCGCCGATGATCCTGCGGGTCAACCGTCGCCACCATACCCGCGATGCCTATCTGGCCTTGCTGGGCGAGGCCGGTATCCCGGCCCGGCCATGCGTGTACAGCCGCGACGGCATCCTGCTGGAAACCCCGGGCGATGTGCGCGCTCTGCCGGGCTTCGCCGACGGCTGGATCAGCGTCCAGGACGAAGCCGCGCAACTGGCCGCCGACCTGCTGGAGCTGGCGCCTGGGCAACGGGTACTGGACGCCTGCTGCGCACCGGGGGGCAAGACCTGCCACATCCTCGAAGCCGAGCCGAAGCTGGCCGGCGTGGTGGCGGTGGATCTGGAGGCCAAACGCCTGGTGCGGGTGAAGGAAAACCTCGAGCGCCTGGGCCTGGATGCCGAGCTGATCGCCGCCGACGGTCGCGACACCGCAGCCTGGTGGGACGGCAAGCCGTTCCAGCGCATCCTGCTGGACGCGCCGTGCTCGGCCACCGGCGTGATCCGCCGTCACCCGGACATCAAGCTCACCCGCCAACCGGACGACATCGCCGCATTGGCGCTGCTGCAGGGCGAGCTGCTCGACGCTCTGTGGCAGACCCTCGACGTGGGCGGCATCCTGCTCTATGCCACCTGCTCGACCTTGCCGACCGAGAACACTGAGGTGATCGAAGCCTTCCTCGCCCGCACCCCCGGCGCGCGGGAACTGGACATCGCCACCCAGGCCGGCCTGAAGCAGCCCCATGGTCGCCAGTTGCTGGCCCAGGAGGGCGGGCACGACGGGTTCTACTACGCCAAGCTGATCAAGATCGCCGCCGCACGCGGTTAA
- the trkA gene encoding Trk system potassium transporter TrkA has protein sequence MKIIILGAGQVGGSLAEHLASEANDITVVDTDGERLRDLGDRLDIRTVQGRGSLPTVLRQAGADDADMLVAVTNSDETNMVACQVAHTLFHTPTKIARVREAAYLTRADLFDNEAIPVDVLISPEQVVTNYIKRLIEHPGALQVIDFAGGKAQLVAVKAYYGGPLVGQQLRQLREHMPNVEMRVAAIFRRDRPILPQGDTVIEADDEVFFIAAKVNIRAVMSEMRRLDENYKRIVIAGGGQIGERLAEAIESRYQVKIIEMSPARCRYLSDNLDSTVVLQGSASDRDLLLEENIADADIFLALTNDDEANIMSSLLAKRLGARKVMTIINNPAYVDLIQGGDIDIAISPQLATIGTLLAHVRRGDIVSVHSLRRGAAEAIEAIAHGDAKSSKVIGRAIRDIGLPPGTTIGAIIRDEEVLIAHDDTVIQAGDHVILFLVDKKHIRDVEKLFHVGLSFF, from the coding sequence ATGAAAATCATCATCCTGGGTGCAGGACAGGTCGGCGGTTCGCTGGCGGAGCATCTGGCCAGCGAGGCCAACGACATCACCGTGGTCGACACTGACGGCGAACGCCTGCGCGACCTCGGTGATCGTCTCGACATCCGCACCGTGCAAGGACGTGGTTCCCTGCCGACCGTGCTGCGCCAGGCCGGCGCGGACGATGCCGACATGCTGGTGGCCGTCACCAACAGCGACGAAACCAACATGGTCGCCTGCCAGGTGGCCCACACCCTGTTCCACACCCCGACCAAGATCGCCCGGGTGCGGGAAGCGGCCTACCTGACCCGCGCCGACCTGTTCGACAACGAAGCGATCCCGGTGGATGTGCTGATCAGCCCCGAGCAGGTAGTGACCAACTACATCAAGCGCTTGATCGAGCACCCAGGCGCTTTGCAGGTGATCGACTTTGCCGGGGGCAAGGCGCAACTGGTGGCGGTCAAGGCCTACTACGGCGGGCCGTTGGTGGGGCAGCAACTGCGTCAGTTGCGCGAGCACATGCCGAATGTAGAGATGCGGGTCGCGGCGATTTTCCGTCGCGACCGGCCGATTCTGCCCCAGGGCGATACGGTGATCGAGGCCGACGACGAGGTATTCTTCATCGCCGCCAAGGTGAATATTCGTGCGGTGATGAGCGAAATGCGCCGTCTCGACGAGAACTACAAGCGCATCGTCATCGCCGGCGGCGGGCAGATCGGCGAGCGCCTGGCCGAAGCCATCGAAAGCCGCTACCAGGTGAAGATCATCGAGATGAGCCCGGCCCGCTGCCGCTATCTCTCGGACAACCTCGACAGTACCGTGGTGCTGCAGGGCAGTGCTTCGGATCGCGACCTGCTGCTGGAGGAAAACATCGCCGACGCCGACATCTTCCTGGCCCTGACCAACGACGACGAAGCCAACATCATGTCATCGCTGCTGGCCAAGCGCCTGGGGGCGAGGAAGGTGATGACCATCATCAACAACCCGGCCTACGTCGACCTGATCCAGGGCGGCGACATCGACATCGCCATCAGCCCGCAACTGGCAACCATCGGCACCTTGCTGGCCCACGTGCGTCGCGGCGACATCGTCAGCGTGCACTCCCTGCGCCGTGGCGCGGCCGAAGCCATCGAGGCGATTGCCCATGGCGACGCCAAGTCCAGCAAAGTGATCGGCCGCGCCATCCGCGACATCGGCCTGCCGCCGGGCACCACCATCGGCGCGATCATCCGCGACGAAGAAGTGCTGATCGCCCATGACGACACCGTGATCCAGGCCGGCGACCATGTGATCCTGTTCCTGGTGGACAAGAAGCACATTCGCGACGTCGAGAAGCTGTTCCATGTGGGGTTGAGCTTCTTCTGA
- a CDS encoding tetratricopeptide repeat protein, whose protein sequence is MLESLEKMLAKGVDNPLLRFGLGKGYLDLNEFPRAAEHLQRCVELDPKYSAAWKLLGKAHQGQGDLPAARRAWEQGLEAARAHGDKQAEKEMTVFLKKLDRHS, encoded by the coding sequence ATGCTCGAATCCCTGGAAAAAATGCTCGCCAAGGGTGTGGACAACCCCCTGCTGCGCTTCGGCCTGGGCAAGGGCTATCTCGATCTCAACGAATTCCCCCGCGCCGCCGAACACCTGCAACGCTGCGTCGAGCTCGACCCCAAATATTCGGCCGCCTGGAAACTGTTGGGCAAGGCCCACCAGGGCCAGGGCGACCTACCGGCCGCGCGTCGTGCCTGGGAACAAGGCCTGGAAGCCGCCCGTGCCCATGGCGACAAACAGGCCGAAAAGGAAATGACGGTGTTTCTCAAGAAACTGGACCGCCATTCCTGA
- a CDS encoding DUF2790 domain-containing protein has protein sequence MKLKTIATACLITVLSAAALPALAQDKAASETYTYGTHLDIKRVVSLTEDGGQTCGLVNAQINYLDSMGEQRSLMYLKQADTCNNEGS, from the coding sequence ATGAAACTGAAAACCATCGCTACCGCTTGCCTGATCACTGTCCTGAGCGCCGCCGCATTACCCGCCCTGGCCCAGGACAAAGCCGCCAGCGAAACCTACACCTACGGCACCCATCTGGACATCAAGCGAGTGGTCTCGCTGACCGAGGACGGCGGCCAGACCTGCGGCTTGGTGAATGCGCAGATCAACTACCTCGATTCGATGGGTGAGCAGCGGTCCCTGATGTACCTCAAGCAGGCAGACACCTGCAACAACGAAGGGAGCTGA
- a CDS encoding response regulator produces MEHVDHVLIVDDDREIRELVGNYLKKNGLRTTVVADGRQMRAFLETNQVDLIVLDIMMPGDDGLLLCRELRAGKHKATPVLMLTARSDETDRIIGLEMGADDYLAKPFAARELLARINAVLRRTRMLPPNFVVTESGRLLKFGRWRLDTTARHLLDEDDTLVSLSGAEYRLLRVFLDHPQRVLSRDQLLNLTQGRDADIFDRSIDLLVSRVRQRLLDDAREPLYLKTVRNEGYVFTFAVEMLEEQA; encoded by the coding sequence ATGGAACATGTCGATCACGTATTGATCGTGGATGATGATCGCGAGATCAGGGAGCTGGTCGGCAATTACCTGAAGAAGAACGGTCTGCGCACCACCGTAGTCGCGGATGGTCGGCAGATGCGGGCCTTTCTCGAAACCAACCAGGTGGACCTGATCGTGCTCGACATCATGATGCCGGGGGATGACGGGCTGCTGCTGTGCCGCGAACTGCGCGCCGGCAAGCATAAGGCGACCCCCGTGCTGATGCTGACGGCTCGCAGCGACGAGACCGACCGCATCATCGGCCTGGAAATGGGCGCCGACGACTACCTGGCCAAGCCCTTCGCCGCCCGGGAGCTGCTCGCGCGTATCAACGCCGTGCTGCGGCGCACCCGCATGCTGCCGCCCAACTTCGTCGTCACCGAAAGCGGCCGCCTGCTCAAGTTCGGCCGGTGGCGCCTCGACACCACCGCTCGCCATCTGCTCGATGAAGACGACACCCTCGTCTCGCTGAGCGGCGCCGAGTACAGGCTGCTGCGGGTATTCCTCGACCATCCCCAGCGGGTGCTGAGCCGCGACCAGTTGCTCAACCTGACCCAGGGCCGTGACGCGGACATCTTCGACCGTTCCATCGACCTGCTGGTCAGCCGCGTGCGCCAGCGTTTGCTGGATGACGCACGGGAACCGCTCTACTTGAAGACGGTGCGCAATGAAGGCTACGTCTTTACCTTCGCCGTCGAGATGCTTGAGGAGCAGGCATGA
- a CDS encoding ATP-binding protein: MKLALQWPRTLASRLWLVFLVGLILAQSLTFAAQYYERYQSTKTAMLGNFEHDTATSIAILDRLPADERLAWTKRLQRRNYDYLLREHDPGIPLASNDLAATAAQSLQVSLGSNYDLTFVQIPGPQQHFQAQVRLADGSPVTIDVRPSVRPLSPWLPFVLFGQLVLLIGCTWLAVRIAIRPLSRLAEAVENLDPNAHPVQLDESGPREVAYAARAFNSMQARIAAYLKERMQLLAAISHDLQTPITRMKLRAEFMDDSLEKDKLGNDLNEIEHLVREGVAYARSVHGATEASCRISLDSFLDSLVCDYQDTGREVSLRGNNGAVIETRPHALRRILVNLVDNALKYAGTAEVEISGDASTGVSISVLDRGPGIPEEVLAEVVKPFYRVESSRNRSTGGTGLGLAIAQQLTVAIGGSLSVRNRDGGGLCVTLDFGLNR, encoded by the coding sequence ATGAAGCTCGCGTTGCAATGGCCGCGCACGCTGGCCTCGCGGTTGTGGCTGGTGTTTCTGGTCGGTCTGATACTCGCTCAGTCCCTGACGTTCGCAGCCCAGTACTACGAACGCTACCAAAGCACCAAGACCGCCATGTTGGGCAACTTCGAACACGACACGGCGACCTCCATCGCCATCCTTGACCGTTTGCCCGCCGACGAGCGCCTGGCATGGACCAAGCGTCTGCAGCGGCGCAACTATGACTACCTGCTGCGCGAACATGATCCTGGCATTCCACTGGCCTCGAACGATCTCGCGGCAACAGCGGCGCAATCACTTCAGGTCTCGCTTGGCAGCAACTATGACCTGACCTTCGTCCAGATCCCGGGGCCGCAGCAGCATTTCCAGGCCCAGGTGCGACTGGCTGACGGCAGCCCGGTCACCATCGACGTGCGCCCCTCGGTCAGGCCGTTGTCGCCCTGGTTGCCCTTTGTGCTGTTCGGTCAGCTGGTGTTGCTGATCGGCTGCACCTGGCTGGCCGTACGGATCGCGATACGCCCGCTCAGCCGCCTGGCCGAGGCCGTGGAGAACCTCGACCCGAACGCACACCCGGTGCAGCTGGATGAAAGCGGCCCACGGGAAGTGGCGTACGCCGCCCGGGCCTTCAACAGCATGCAGGCGCGGATCGCCGCTTACCTGAAGGAGCGCATGCAGTTACTGGCAGCCATTTCCCATGACTTGCAGACGCCCATCACGCGCATGAAGCTGCGCGCCGAGTTCATGGACGACTCGCTGGAGAAAGACAAACTGGGCAACGACCTGAACGAAATCGAGCACTTGGTGCGCGAAGGTGTTGCCTATGCGCGCAGCGTCCATGGTGCGACCGAGGCCAGTTGCCGCATCAGCCTGGACTCCTTTCTCGATAGCCTGGTGTGCGACTACCAGGACACCGGCCGGGAGGTCAGCCTGCGCGGCAATAACGGCGCGGTCATTGAGACACGGCCCCATGCGCTGCGTCGGATCCTGGTGAATCTGGTGGATAACGCGCTGAAGTACGCCGGGACCGCCGAAGTGGAGATCAGCGGCGACGCGAGCACGGGCGTTTCGATCAGTGTGCTCGACCGAGGCCCGGGCATTCCCGAGGAGGTCCTGGCCGAGGTGGTCAAGCCGTTCTATCGGGTGGAAAGCTCACGCAACCGCAGCACCGGCGGCACCGGCCTGGGCCTGGCCATCGCCCAGCAGTTGACTGTCGCTATTGGTGGGTCACTGAGCGTGCGCAACCGCGACGGCGGCGGTCTTTGCGTGACCCTCGACTTCGGCCTCAATCGGTAG
- a CDS encoding ferric reductase-like transmembrane domain-containing protein — protein sequence MNNPSYRPQGWQLFGLVAALVVAMSITAIAVQPDLVEGLRSAIRATARSSFALFLIAFTASAFAVLVPSPLSKALVRERRFIGLAFAFSHLVHAVLIYAYGQLNTEFWPSRTVANNIPGGTAYTFILLMALTSFKAPARLLGPKAWKALHVTGMWVIAAVFALSNFKRIPMSDWYVLPFGITCAAVAIRLVGKLAIANKRSQARQASIRRAAVAS from the coding sequence ATGAATAACCCATCCTACCGCCCCCAGGGCTGGCAGCTGTTCGGCCTGGTCGCAGCCCTGGTGGTGGCGATGAGCATCACGGCAATCGCTGTCCAACCCGACCTGGTCGAGGGACTGCGCAGCGCCATCCGTGCCACCGCCCGTTCCTCCTTCGCATTGTTCCTGATCGCATTCACCGCATCGGCCTTCGCCGTACTGGTGCCTTCGCCGCTTTCCAAGGCACTGGTTCGCGAACGGCGCTTCATCGGCCTCGCCTTTGCCTTCTCGCACTTGGTGCACGCCGTGTTGATCTACGCCTACGGGCAGCTCAACACCGAGTTCTGGCCAAGCCGCACCGTGGCAAACAACATTCCAGGCGGGACCGCCTACACCTTCATCCTGCTGATGGCGCTGACCTCATTCAAAGCACCTGCCCGGCTGCTGGGGCCCAAGGCGTGGAAGGCGTTGCACGTTACCGGTATGTGGGTCATCGCCGCCGTATTCGCCCTCTCCAACTTCAAACGCATCCCGATGAGCGACTGGTACGTGCTGCCCTTCGGCATCACCTGCGCCGCCGTGGCGATCCGACTGGTCGGCAAGCTGGCCATCGCCAACAAACGCAGCCAAGCCAGGCAGGCCTCGATACGCCGGGCAGCAGTGGCCTCCTGA
- a CDS encoding alpha/beta fold hydrolase, with product MSTSTPTQNGSYITTQDGVQLYYKDWGPKDGQVVTFSHGWPLNSDSWESQMLFLADQGYRVIAHDRRGHGRSSQPWEGNDMDHYADDLAAVINALDLNDITLVGFSTGGGEITRYIGRHGTARVKKAALISAVPPMMLKTEDYPGGLPIEVFDGLRQASLDNRSQLYRDIASGPFFGFNRDGAKVSQGLVDSFWVQGMQAGHKNTYDCIAAFSATDFRADLAKFDVPTLIVHGDDDQIVPIEASAHAAAELVRNAELIVYPGAPHGLTDTHKDRLNQDLLAFLGQ from the coding sequence ATGAGCACCAGCACCCCTACCCAGAACGGCAGCTATATCACCACCCAGGACGGCGTACAGCTCTACTACAAGGACTGGGGCCCGAAGGATGGACAAGTCGTCACCTTCAGCCATGGCTGGCCGCTGAATTCGGATAGCTGGGAATCACAGATGCTGTTCCTGGCTGACCAAGGCTACCGGGTGATCGCCCACGACCGCCGCGGTCATGGCCGCTCCAGCCAGCCGTGGGAAGGCAACGACATGGATCACTACGCCGATGACCTGGCCGCTGTGATCAACGCCCTGGATCTCAACGACATCACCCTGGTGGGCTTCTCCACCGGTGGCGGCGAAATCACCCGCTACATCGGCCGCCACGGTACCGCTCGGGTGAAGAAGGCCGCATTGATCAGCGCCGTGCCGCCGATGATGCTCAAGACTGAAGATTACCCAGGCGGCCTGCCGATCGAGGTGTTCGACGGCCTGCGCCAGGCCTCGCTGGACAACCGCTCGCAGCTGTATCGCGACATCGCCTCGGGCCCGTTCTTCGGTTTCAACCGCGACGGAGCAAAAGTCTCCCAAGGGTTGGTTGATTCGTTCTGGGTGCAGGGCATGCAAGCGGGCCACAAAAACACCTACGACTGCATCGCGGCGTTCTCGGCAACGGATTTCCGCGCCGACCTGGCCAAGTTCGACGTGCCGACGCTGATCGTGCACGGCGACGACGACCAGATCGTCCCGATTGAAGCCTCCGCCCATGCCGCCGCCGAGCTGGTGCGCAACGCCGAGCTGATCGTCTACCCGGGGGCGCCCCACGGCCTGACCGACACCCACAAGGACCGTCTGAATCAGGACCTGTTGGCCTTCCTGGGCCAGTAA